The genomic interval CACATGAAAACAAACccaatatttaaaagtaaaagcaagtttacaggacagttgtgtgtgtgcatgtgtgtaattttgtatacacatatatttagagagaaaagacatttcaaaacAGTTTTAAGTGTCTCTGGAGGCTAGGATGGGTAAGACTTTCACTCTATTTTTTATATACTTCtgtatctatttgtttatttaatagagactgggtctcctgtgttgcacaggctggtctcgaactcctggtctcaagtgatcctcttgtctcagcctcccaaagtgctgggattgattacaggtgtgagccactgcacttggtctgtatttttctttttctttctttttttttttttgagacggagttttgctcttgttacccaggctggagtgcaatggcacgatctcggctcaccgcaacctccgccttctgggttcaggcaattctcctgcctcagcctcctgagtagctgggattacaggcacgtgccaccacgcccagctaattttttgtatttttagtagagacggggtttcaccatgttgaccaggatggtctcgatctcttgagctcgtgatccacccgcctcagcctcccaaagtgctgggattataggcttgagccactgcacccggcctgtatttttctttttaattttccaaaaagcATCTATGacttctataaaaattttaagctaaaaataatTACAGGACAATAATTGTGGTACATTTATGCTATACAGTTTTCCACTTCATTGACcctattttgtataaaaatagagGACTTAAAATGTGCAGGTCCAGGCTCCTAGACCAGGCtgagttttgtgtattttttttgttttgtttttttgttatttgttttttagacagagtctaactctgccacccaagctggcaacctctacctcttggattcaagtgattctcttgcctcggcctcccacctagctgggaccacaggtgcgtgccaccaggcctggttaatttttgtatttctagtagagacggggtttcaccatatcagccagactggtcttgaattcctgaccttgtgatctgcccacctcagcctcccaaagtgctgggattacaggcatgagccaccataggAGGCCCAGGCTCAGTTTTAAATTTGTTCTATCACCTTAAGCCAATGTGTTTGTCTTTGTGGGCCTGTTTTCTCCTCTCTAGGAGAGGTGCGTGAAGCAACAGTAGCATCTATTTCAGTGGTTTCTATATGCCAAGCACTATGCTAAGCAGTTTCCTCACCAAAGCTCCAGGAGCTAAGCATCAACTCCATTTTCACATATGAAAAATGGAAGCACAAGAATTGTAACCAAAATGAACTCATATTTAGCTCACCCCCAAAAGCCATGTTCTTCCCACTATACCACTCTCCCAGCCACCTCTTGCATCGTGTCTCTCCATGTCCTGGTGCTGAAACAGACTTAAACCCAGGCCTCATGACTCAAAATTCTCTACCTGGAAGATGCTATCATTCTGAATCCCTGGTCACTTACGTTATTGTTATAAAACGCTTATGCTGTATCAAACTCTAAACCAGGATGTCTCAACCTTAGCACTATTGAGGTTGGACTGGAAAATTCCTTGCTGTTGGGGGCTGCCTATGCAATGCAAGTTGTTTAGAAACATCCCCGGGTAGCACTCCACACCTTAGCTGTTACACCAAAAATGCCTCCAGATGTGCTGCTAAATGTCCTCTTGGGGAAAACCACCCtggattgagaaccactgatgtaAGAAAAGCCAAACTCCTGTGTGAACTCAGAATGAAAACTGTATCGAAAGGAAATTTttaatctaataaatatttgtatctcCATTGATTCTTTACTAGTTTGGGCTAATGTTAGATACAAGTATCTTGCAGTTACTTGCCATGTGCAGAACACTGTACCAATTACACATTAGGGAAAGGCGTTAGATCTTACCCTCTCAACAACTCCACTTCTCACCTACTGAAATTCATCCATGGCTGAGAGGAACAGAGCCATGTGAGGCTGCTGAGTGACGAAGGTGTTAAGAATATGCCaacccagccgggcgcggtggctcaagcctgtaatcccagcactttgggaggctgaggcgggtggatcacaaggtcaagagatcgagaccatcctggtcaacatggtgaaaccctgtctctactaaaaatacaaaaaattagctgggcatggtggctcgtgcctgtaatcccagctactcaggaggctgaggcaggagaattgcctgaacccaggaggcggaggttgcggtgagccgagatcgcgccattgcactccagcctggtaacaagagcaaaactccatctcaaaaaaaaaaaaaaaaaaaagaatatgccaaCCCAAAATATGCTGCCCTGGCAATATTGACTATTTTGTGttaaaaacatttgaagaacAGCAGGTGCAAGAAGGTCATTCTGactttgtttcttaaaagcagGAGATAAAATTCCCATGTGAAAGATATCCTCCCTATGCCAGAAGTAAAGTAACATTCTTATCATCAAGGACTGGGGAAAATTGGAAATTGAGGTCAAGGGAAATGTGTACAAACAAACTTTATCCTCCCAGCCACTTCTCCATCCAATTAACTCAGCCCAAGCCCCTCTACCATGCCACACTTTCATAATTCACTACTGTTTGTCTAATTCAGCATGTAAGTGTTCCACTGTGTCTTTGAGCGTTTCTTTATGAAGACTCCCATGCCAAGTGAAACTTGTATTAAATAAGTCtgtatgcttttctcctgttGATCTGTCTTATGTTCATTTAATTCTCTGACCCAGCTGAAAAACTCTTAAAGGATAGAGGTAAAATTATGCCTCCCCTGAAAAGAGAACAGCATTTTCAACAGAGAACAGTAAGAAGTGAATTCAATGCTGATTTTATTTCAACTGAATAAACCAATGCACAAGTCATCTAGGCAGTAAGCTTATCTCTAGGAGCAAAAGCCAAGAAACgaagatgctttttttctttaagttatcCATCACTGCACATGGCTGTCTTCCATATCTCCTCTCAGAAAATGTGGATTAACAAATCTcatgcaaagaaacaggaaaagagaaaaagaggaaatgcaATTTATCCAGTGTGCCGGTCAAGGTGGTCTCTCCATCTTCTTTTCTGTAAACTGCTCCATTAGCAGGGTTCATTTCGGATGATTTTAATATCATGACCATCTTCCCTGCAAATTGAACAATCATAGAAACACAATTATTACCTATCATACTGAAACTGCCTCACTGTTGGTATTAAAAGGACCCATGTAATTACACATTAGATTCCTTCAGGGCtacactttatcattttttaaagctaagTCTAGTAAACAGGGTGAAAGTCCCCACTCTGCCATTTTTTCCCTAACCCTAAGGTACAGGACACTAACCCCAAAGAATCACTCAGAGGGctgagcacacctgtagtcccagcattttgggaggctgaggtgggtgaatcactggaggttaggagttcgagaccagcctggccaacatggggaatacccatctctactaaatatacaaaaattagaccaggtgtggtggttcatgcctgtaatctcagcactttgggaggccaaattgagtggatcacctgaggttaggagttcaagagcagcctgaccaatatggtgaaaccctgtctctactaaaaatacaaaaattagctgggtatggtggctcatgcctgtaatcccagctacttgggagactgagacaggaaaatctcttgaaccctggaggcggaagttgcagtgagccgagatcgtgccattgcactccggcctgggtaacaagagcaaaattccaaatcaaaaaaaatatatatatacaaaaattagccaggcgtgatggcacgtgcctgtaatcccagctgcttgggaggctgaggcaggagaattgcttgaacctgggaggaagaggttgaagtaagccaagCAACAAgtcagactcagtctcaaaaaaaaaagaatcaaagaccAACTGAACTCAGATAATGAATCCCTGCTCTATACAAAGCTGCATACCTGAAGGAGCAGTCACAGTGACCTGGTCAGGTGTGCTACATGAAGCGTATCAAGTATAATACACTCATTACTTAGCATTCCACTAAGTAGAGTCAGTAAGTCCTACTTCCTGACTAGTAGTACAGGGTGTGCAGACCACCCACACATGccctttgaattaaaaataaaatttagccaggcgtggtggctcaagcctgtaatcccagcactttgggagtccgaggcgggtgaatcatgaggtcaagagatcgagaccatcctggtcaacatggtgaaaccctgtctctactaaaaataaaaaaaaaaaaatcagctgggcatggtggggcgtgcctgtaatcccagctacttgggaggctgagacacgagaattgcttgaacccagaaggcggaggttgcagtgagccaagatttcgccaccgaactccaccctgggtgacagggagactctacctcaaaaaacaaagaaacaaacaaagaaaaaaacacaaagaaatgaaaaattttacagTTATAAAATCACGTTACCTGATTTTCATGCACAGAATACATTCATTGGGGTAAGTGGACATGTCACTGCCACACACAGGGTTAAAGTCCCTGGGACATCCTGGTAATTTATACTGAGCGCAGTTTGGCtggaaaaaagagacagagaaattaGAAATGACTTGAAACACAGTCATATAAAACAGCTCAGAGGAGAATATGTTTCAGATCTACCTAGATTTCCTAGgctaattcaataaaaatatttatattttccagaaaaaaaattttctaatgcaACAATCAGATACAATGTTGGTGTGATGGTTCAATACGTACTATGTAAGAAGAGgaccctggctgggcatggtggctcacgcctgcaatcccagcactttgggaggctgaggcaggcggatcacctgagctcggaaatttgagaccagcctgaccaacatggagaaaccctatccctacaaaaataaaatacaaaattatctctacaaaaaaaaaaaaaaaatacaaaattagccgggcatggtggcacatgcctgcagtcccagctactcagggggctgaggcaggagaatcacttgaacccaggaggtggaggctgggcaacaagagtaaaactctgtctcaaaaaaaaaaaaaggacttcagAGAATTcaatctggctgattttttttttttttttttttttttttttttttttttttgagacagtcttgctctgtctcccaggctggagtacagtgacatcatcttggctcactgcaacctccacctcccaagttcaagcaattcttctgcctcagcctcccaagtagctgggactacaggcatgtaataccacactcagctaatttttgtatttttagtagagacggggttttatgatattggccaggttggtcttgaactcctgaccttgtgatctgtccacattggccttccaaagcgctggtattacaggcgtgagccaccatacatgGCCAAtctgactgatttttaaatgaaagtctgAGACATTTCACCATACCTACTTTATTATCATCTAGCTTCATAATTTGCACTTCACTAAAATCTCCATGTGGATGTTCTATTAAATTCCATCTTAATCCCTTGGCTTAATGCCAAGACAAAATCAGGAATCTCACCTTTCAGTCTACCTTTCAGTCTGAATTTTTAAGACACTGacatttggccaggcgcggtggctcacgcctgtaatcctaacacttcgggaggccaaggtgggtggatcacctgaggttgggagttctagaccagcccatcttggtgaaaccccatcttaaaaaaaaaaaaaaaaggcactgacATTTAaccaaaaacattaaagaaagcaGGAGATTCACAATTGAAGCAAATTTGTGCCAAaggaaaaatgttcaaaataggtTCATCATCGACGGAGGCTCCAAATTTCACACCACAAGATACTAACTACAGGAAGAGAGTTCAATCTGGGCAGACATTTCCCCAAAACTTCCTCTCCAGTCTCTGGAAGAGGGCCACTGCACATTTATTATTCCttaatgtcattttaattattatagaagggcagagtgtggtggctcctgcctgtaatcccaacactttgggaggccaaggcaggtggatcacctgaggtcaggagttcaaggccagcctggccaacatggtgaaacctcgtctctactaaaaatacaaaaaaattagccaggcatggtggtggatgcctgtaatcccagctactcaagaggctgaggcatgagaattgcttgaacctgggaggtggaggttgcagtgagctgagatctgattGCGcctttgtactccagcttgggcaacaagagcaaaactctgtctcaaaaaaataaaagtaaaaataattcttggccaggtgcagtggctcatgcttgtaatcccagcactttgggaggccaaggtgcacaaatcacaaggtcaggagttcaagacagcctggccaatatggtgaaaccccatctctactaaaaatataaaaattagccaggcatggtggcaggtgcctgtagtcccagctacttgggaggccgatgcaggagaactgcttgaacccaggagacagaggttgcagtgagccgagatcacaccattgcactccagcctgggctacagagtaagagtctgtctcaaaaaataaataaataaataaataaataaataaataaataaataaataaaatgtgtatatatacacaataattagccaggcatggtggcgggagcctgtatgtaatccagccacttgggaagctgagtcagaagacttgcttgaacctgtgaggtgaaggttgcagtgagtggagatggctccactacactccagcctgggcaacagagtgagactctgtcttaaacaaataagaataataaatgcttaaatataaatatttacaaactttAAGACATGTATACTGAAAACCGCAAagcattgttgaaagaaattaaaggcctAAATACATAGAAAGACACCCCATGTTCATGTATCAGAAGACCTAACACTTTTAAGATGGCAATATTCTCCAAATTGatatacaaattcaatgcaatccctatcaaaatcttaggtgtcttttttttgtagcagcagcagcagaaactGACAAATTGATCTGAAAATTCAGATGGAAAGGTAAGGGATTCCAAATAGTCAAACATTCTTGAaaaagaagccaggtgcagtagcttacacctgtaatcccagcactttgggaggccaaggcaggcggaacacctgaggtcaggagttccagaccagcctgaacaacatggagaaaccctgtctctactaaaaatacaaaattagcccggcatggtggcacacgcctgtaatcccagctacttaggaggctgaggcaggagaatcacttgaacccaggaggcagagattgcagtgagctgagatcatgccactgcactccagcctgggcaactagagcaaaactctgtctcaaaaaaaaaaaaaaaaaaaaacaaaaaaaaaaaccctacagtaatcaaacagtGTGGCAGTAAGGATAAAGGAGGATAAACTATGAGAAAGCACCAGAAGGTACAGGTAGAAAAGCAGGCTGTGTTAATGAGGTTAGACTTTCTCTGTGGGCAATGAGAAGTCCTTGAAGACTTTGCACAGAGACATGCTACAGTCAAGGTTTTGGAGACTAATTGTAGCAGCAGTGTGTAGCAGGAACTGGAACTGGAAAGTGAAGATACCAAAAGGCTGGGGAAAATCCATTGAAAAGCCACTATGTTAATCTAGGTGAGAGATAATGGGGGCCCTAAATTAGAGCAGTGGCAATAGAAAtcggggaaaaaacaaaacaaaacaaaaacaacaacaaaaaatctttctctggccgggcgcggtggctcaagcctgtaatcccagcactttgggaggccgaggcgggtggatcacgaggtcgagagatcgagaccatcctggtcaacatggtgaaaccccgtctctactaaaaatacaaaaaaaaaaaatctttctctttctttttttttcttaaggctgGTCAAGTGAAGCAGAAGAATGGAAAAGGAACAGGGAAATCtgtggttgtgatcaattagctGTAAACACCGCTGCACGAAAACCAGCCAAACCAAAGGTCTCTTGTGTGGGTCATCCTTTCAACGATCCTGTCAAACGATAGCAGGTCCAGTTCAGgaggtagcttacacctgtaatcccagcactttgggaggctgaggtgggtagatcccttgaggtcagcctggccaacagggtgaaaccctgcctctactaaaaatacaaaaaaattagctgagtgtagtggcacatgcttatagtcctagctactcaggaggctgaagcaggagaatcactctaacccgggaggcagaggttgcagtgagcagagctctgaccactgaactctagcctgggtgacagagtgagatccatatttaaaaaaaaaaaaaaaaaatagacagcaGGTCCTATAGCACTGGCCTTAGCTCCTGAGTATGAATGCCTTCTTAAATTCTGCATGTAGGATCTCAGTCACCCTAATCCCAGCCTTGAAACAAAGGTACCAtaattcccattttctttttttttaatcttttttttttttttttgagatggagtcttgctctgtcacccaggctggagtgcaatggcacgacctcggctcactgcaacctctgcctcctgggttcaagcgattctcctgcctcagcctcccaaatagctgggataacaggcactcaccactgtgcccagctaatttttgtatttttagtagagagggggtttcaccatcttggtcaggctggtctcaaactcctgaccttgtgatccacccacatcagtctcccaaagtgctgagattacaggtgtgagccaccatgccaggccataATTcccattttctaaaagaaaatcaaaccaaGCAAACTGAATCACTGGCTAAAAGTGTTACTGGGCATCCATGAGATGCTGAAGACTGAGCACCGAATAGCAAATAAGACATTATCCCTGACAACAGGCATACACAGTTTCCTGCAAGAAACAGGCAAACAGGCAATTACAATCTAATGCTATGATGGGGTAGAGAAAAGCACTGgatctggagtcagactgcttgGATTTGAAGCATAGCTCCACCACTTCCATGTGACCTTGACCAAAGAGCTAATAACCAACTAATGTTCCCTACCTCACAGTACTGTGAAAGATGAAATTAGTTATTATACATGAAGCATTTAGAACACTGGTGTGGCATGTAGGTATCTAAGTATTCACTGttataatggtgatgatgatgcaGTATAGGTAACACAGagaaagtgtgtgtatatatctctgCTTTGGAGGAAGGGAGTAGggtgggaaggcttcctggaaggaaGAGGTCTACTATGAGCTGAACTCTCAAAGTTAACCTACTGAAGTCAATACCCTCATATGTCAAATAATGTCTATCTTACAATGGCATTGTGAAAATTGAGAGACCAAATATACAATGACTAGACCTTATATAAAACAGAACTCTGACCCACAACCTGTAGCAACCTGCCCAGGAACCCGAACCATTATTCAGAATaatcagcccaggaggtcagcaGGCTATAAGTCAGACTTGTAGGAAATCAGATTGCTCTCTCTAGTGATAGTCCAGAAAGCCAAACAATAACCCATTTAATCGTCAGCCCAAAATGGCtgggactttttatttattattattattattattattattattattattattttgagatggagcttcactctgtcatccaggctacagtgcagtggtgtgatcttggctcactgcaacctccaccttctgggttcaagcaattctcctgcctcagcctccccagtagctgggatgacaggcatgtgccaccatgcccggctaattttttttgtatttttagtagagacaaggtttcaccatgttggccagggtagtttcaaactcctaaccttaggtgatccacccgcctcagcctcccaaagttctgggattacaggcgcgagcacCGTGCCCGGCTGCAAAATGGTTAGGACTTGATTACTAACTGACAGCTTCCCTAATTTCTGTCCTCGATTCCAACTTAGAACTAtcagagaaaaccaaatatgcaACCCTAACCAATACCATAGAATGTCCTGCTTCTAATTAGCCCACCTGCAGCATCCCCGTGCCAACAGCCTCCAGTCAGGCCATACCTGAAACCATTCCTATCTTCCACTATAGTTTTCCCACTTCTCTCTTTGACTCAAGTCCCTACTGAAATGCAAGTGACAGTGGCTGACTCCTTGCCATACCAAGCCCTGAACAAAATAGCCTTTGCTTGTTCTCAGTCGGTTGCTCTCCATGTCCATCCTCAGAATTTAATTTGATAAAGTGTATACAATGTCTAGTACGAGGCATAACTATTTTTCCAAGGaccttttgaatcttttttttttttttgagactgagtttcgctcttgttgcccaggctggagtgcaatggcgcgatctcagctcaccgcaacctccgcctcctgggttcaggcaattctcctgcctcagcctcctgagtagctgggattacaggcacacgccaccatgcccagctaatttttagtatttttagtagagatggggtttcaccatgttgaccaggatggtctcgatctcttgacctcctgatccacccgcctcggcctcccaaagtgctgggattacaggcttgagccaccgcgcccggcctgaatctttaaaagaaatattaacacaAAGACTGAGCGGTTTGCAACTAAAATGTACACTTTTATCTGAATCAAAAGGCCTGCCTGAGAACCTGGTTTTAAACGCAGTCCTCAATGGTTTTCAAAAGCGGTAGGTCAGACCTGAAAACCAGCCTCCCTCCCAAACGGTTTTGGGCTTCACTGTATTATTAGAAACAATACAAGTGGTTTCCTACTTACCGTTCTATATTCTGAAGCCTGACCAAATCGAGGGGCCAGAGTGCCTGCAAGAAGAAAGCATAGACATTTTGCAGTATGGGATCAAGGTAAGGTATTgttcataagatttttttttttttagtaagttcttcctaagttgcccaggctggtcttgaactcctgggctcaagcgatcctcctccctaggcctctcaaagtgctggaatttgaggcctgagccaccacgaccagcctcATGAGGATGTTTTAAAGTCCAGTTTGGGATTTATCCAGGCCACATCTTCTATTTGCCTCTCTAAGGCCTACTTTCTTTGAACTGTTCCATTCCCACTTCTGCCAGAAAGGATACTCTGTTTTTTATGGCACTTCTCTCCGCAAGCACATAGAAATAACATCTGGTTCTGTTCTCTTTAGGTTTGGTTGAGA from Saimiri boliviensis isolate mSaiBol1 chromosome 3, mSaiBol1.pri, whole genome shotgun sequence carries:
- the SPINK2 gene encoding serine protease inhibitor Kazal-type 2 → MAQAMLRWALLLVAVTFAGTLAPRFGQASEYRTPNCAQYKLPGCPRDFNPVCGSDMSTYPNECILCMKIREDGHDIKIIRNEPC